The genomic DNA TTGACCGAAGATGCGGTTCGCGGCTTTGGCCGACGACAACCGGAAGACACCCATGCTCTCCTTCTCAGATGATCTTTGGATGATCTTCCAAGCTCAGCATCTATAAATGTTCTACCGAGCCAGCGTGTTCTCTGCTACATTCATTGCAGAAGCATATACATGTGGGCTCTCGCCGAAAAGCCACTTTCATCACTGAGCCTTGCTGACCATTGCAGAGTCAGGTAGCGGAAGAGAGCGCGAGTGATGTATCATAAATATTCAGCTTTGACCACCACGCTATCGTCCGTCTGGCGTCGGACGTGGGAGGAGGCCCAAGCGCAGGACTGCCTGGAGACTTTGCTTATTTCTCCAACTTGCAGGTTTACACGTGTGTGCGTCTGCGTCTTGCCACTTTTTATCACTCCCATCCTCGTCCCGTCCTCCTGGCATGTAGTACGGGAAGCGCGTGGCTTTGACCGTAAATCATCCGATTGCATGCCGAGAAGGGTCGCGGTCCAAGTCGCCTTTGTACGTTTAGGTGGATACTTGGACTGGATGGGCTGAGTGTTCATGCTGACGATGTATATGTGCAGACATGCCGACATGGTTTACgacgagaagagatgattACGCTTCGGTCTCAACTCTCGATATCCCTGCCATCATTCGCTCCATCGAATGATTACGATCCCGGGGTGGAAATCCCAAACGTCACTCGTTGCCGTCGGGAGCCCGGGGTTACGCTTTCTCGTGTCCCGttaccttttttttttcggtATCCCCTATCTACTTTGATCGCCTATCCGATCGACCGTCGGAATCGTAAGTCATGATGCTATGCTGTGACAGCTGCGATCGGTGCTGGAGTATTAGGCCTTTCGCTGACGTGCGCTTGGAAGTTGATAGAGGCGCGTCCACGGCTTGCTCTGTCCTTTGAACGTTTCCCTTGGTCACCCCAACAGAAGGCTCCGCATCAGCCAATAAGACGGCTTTTGGATATGCTCAGTCAGCAACGGCCCGAAGCGGCACTCTTCGGGCATTTCCCAACCTGCATGACTGTTGcttcccctttccattCTACTCAATCCACGGCAAACATTTACTTTTCGTCTTTTCACCTAAACCTTCAAGCGAGACTTTTCCAAGcaaacctccacctcaaGTGCATATATGAGCCCAACTCAGTATTCCCTCACCCGGTCGAGGATGGGTGCAGGCTGCTAATTGCTCCGGAATACAAACGCCGTCTAATCGCCATTACACTCTCGCGTCTTCCCGCAAGCCCTGAGGAACGTGTTGTTTGGCAGGGACGAATCGGTGGGACATTGCTACATACCGATCCAACAAGATAATTGAACATGGTTGTGTAGGATAATATATGCAAATATACTTGTTGCGGTCATAAACGAACATTGCATGCGTGTACTCGTATATCCAGCAAATATCCAGTGCACATCTTTCCGTCTTTAAATCTCCCGGTTACAGCTTTGGGATCTACGGGGTGTCAGTTTATGCCTAtcgagggagaagaaggacgcACGCGCAAGGTCTTGCTGACCATCATGGCGCCCCAAAGGGCAAAGAGG from Cryptococcus neoformans var. neoformans JEC21 chromosome 3 sequence includes the following:
- a CDS encoding expressed protein; this encodes MYHKYSALTTTLSSVWRRTWEEAQAQDCLETLLISPTCRFTRVCVCVLPLFITPILVPSSWHVVREARGFDRKSSDCMPRRVAVQVAFTCRHGLRREEMITLRSQLSISLPSFAPSNDYDPGVEIPNVTRCRREPGVTLSRVPLPFFFRYPLSTLIAYPIDRRNLDRGASTACSVL